A single genomic interval of Bradyrhizobium sp. sBnM-33 harbors:
- a CDS encoding MDR family MFS transporter has translation MNQHQRHGREPADQTTLPDDIGGELSRITTEVIEISDAPPIAPPAPLTPDEVRTILMSLLLTMFLAALDQTIVATALPTIGRQFNDVSNLSWVITAYLLASTAVAPVFGTLSDIYGRRVMITVSLALFTVGSILCAVAPNMPVLIVARGLQGLGGGGIMPVVQTVISDVVSPRERGKYQAYFSGVWMAAGLMGPVLGGVFAEHLHWSMIFWINVPLAVGALFLLLPKMGKIPVFHRRRKVDWLGGVLLMASAVVVMLVLTWGGNRYAWLSPAIMAMIGASVALALAFVWHARNAEEPFLPLPLLGGTVAPYAMVAGACALGAITGLTVHLPLYYEVVYHLTASEAGLALIPLAAISTCGAAIAGRTMARAKHYKRVAIAGTSAAAIFGMVLTVTVLPLWGLLIVLSLFALGLGTTFPVSVVSLQNSVARPQIGTVTGAMNFFRALMSSFTVAAFSAILLMALGAGISLGEHRGPANAIPVADMITAFRYVFGAAAALLACAALCIIAMEERPLAGPSTPAEMAE, from the coding sequence ATGAACCAGCACCAGCGGCACGGCCGTGAGCCTGCCGACCAGACGACATTGCCTGACGATATCGGCGGCGAACTCTCGCGCATCACGACAGAGGTCATCGAGATCAGCGATGCGCCGCCGATTGCGCCGCCCGCGCCGCTGACCCCGGACGAGGTCCGCACCATCCTGATGAGCCTGCTGCTGACGATGTTCCTGGCGGCGCTCGACCAGACCATCGTGGCGACGGCGCTGCCGACCATCGGCCGCCAGTTCAACGACGTCAGCAACCTGTCCTGGGTCATCACCGCCTATCTCCTGGCTTCGACCGCGGTCGCACCCGTGTTCGGCACGCTGAGTGACATCTACGGCCGCCGCGTCATGATCACGGTTTCGCTTGCCCTGTTCACGGTCGGCTCGATTCTTTGCGCGGTGGCGCCCAACATGCCGGTATTGATCGTTGCGCGCGGCCTGCAGGGGCTTGGCGGCGGCGGCATCATGCCGGTCGTGCAGACCGTGATCTCCGACGTGGTCAGCCCACGCGAGCGCGGCAAGTATCAGGCCTATTTCAGCGGCGTCTGGATGGCGGCTGGACTGATGGGCCCTGTGCTCGGCGGCGTGTTCGCCGAGCATCTGCACTGGTCGATGATCTTCTGGATCAACGTGCCGCTTGCGGTCGGCGCGCTGTTTCTGCTGCTGCCGAAGATGGGCAAGATCCCGGTGTTCCACCGCCGCCGCAAAGTCGACTGGCTCGGCGGTGTGCTGCTGATGGCGTCTGCGGTCGTGGTCATGCTGGTGCTCACCTGGGGCGGCAACCGTTATGCCTGGCTGTCGCCCGCCATCATGGCGATGATCGGCGCCTCTGTGGCGCTGGCGCTCGCCTTTGTCTGGCACGCGCGCAATGCCGAAGAGCCGTTCCTGCCGTTGCCGCTCCTTGGTGGGACGGTAGCGCCATACGCCATGGTGGCGGGTGCCTGCGCGCTTGGCGCCATCACCGGGCTGACCGTGCATCTGCCGCTGTATTACGAGGTCGTCTATCATCTGACCGCGAGCGAAGCCGGGCTGGCGCTGATTCCGCTCGCCGCGATCTCCACCTGTGGTGCCGCGATCGCCGGACGGACCATGGCGCGCGCCAAGCACTACAAGCGCGTGGCCATCGCAGGCACTTCGGCGGCGGCGATCTTCGGTATGGTGCTGACCGTGACAGTGCTGCCGCTGTGGGGCTTGTTGATCGTCCTGTCGCTGTTCGCGCTCGGGCTCGGCACGACGTTTCCGGTCAGCGTGGTCTCACTGCAGAACTCGGTGGCACGCCCGCAGATCGGCACCGTCACGGGCGCGATGAATTTCTTCCGCGCGCTGATGTCGTCGTTCACGGTCGCGGCATTCAGTGCGATCCTGTTGATGGCGCTGGGGGCGGGAATATCGCTCGGCGAACATCGCGGCCCAGCGAACGCGATCCCCGTCGCCGACATGATCACCGCATTCCGTTATGTGTTCGGCGCCGCCGCCGCGCTCTTGGCCTGCGCTGCGCTTTGCATCATCGCGATGGAGGAGCGGCCGCTGGCCGGCCCCTCGACACCGGCGGAGATGGCAGAATAA
- a CDS encoding YcgN family cysteine cluster protein: MTAPRKSPSGQEGFFWKTKTLEEMSSAEWESLCDGCARCCLEKLEDEDTGKIYFTHVSCKLLDSGLCTCKDYQNRSDKVPDCVRLTPENVRSLTWLPPSCGYKLVAEGRDLYWWHPLISGDPNTVHEAGVSVRGRVQGTEDEIPDEELEDHIVQWPAMLPKRARLKKRPKV; encoded by the coding sequence ATGACCGCGCCGCGCAAATCGCCTTCCGGTCAGGAGGGTTTCTTCTGGAAAACCAAGACGTTGGAGGAGATGTCCAGCGCCGAATGGGAAAGCCTGTGCGACGGTTGCGCGCGCTGCTGCCTGGAAAAGCTCGAAGACGAGGATACCGGGAAAATCTACTTTACCCATGTTTCCTGCAAGCTGCTCGATTCCGGCCTGTGCACGTGCAAGGACTACCAGAACCGTTCCGACAAGGTTCCGGATTGCGTCCGCCTAACACCCGAGAATGTCCGCAGCCTGACCTGGCTTCCGCCGAGCTGCGGCTACAAGCTGGTCGCCGAGGGACGCGATCTCTATTGGTGGCATCCGCTGATCTCGGGCGATCCCAACACCGTGCATGAGGCCGGCGTTTCGGTGCGCGGGCGGGTCCAGGGCACCGAGGACGAGATCCCCGATGAAGAGCTAGAGGACCACATCGTGCAATGGCCGGCCATGTTGCCGAAGCGGGCGCGGCTCAAGAAGCGGCCGAAGGTCTGA
- a CDS encoding transglycosylase domain-containing protein: MRQIVPPDLKQKIRNFFLDLDARIDSTLFSSGKGLRELYERYSTFMDRFYVGRWKRWVFIEPFSEAATIGLAGLIVMLALAIPAFRETADDDWLKKSDLAVQFLDRYGNPIGNRGIKHNDSIPLEDFPDNLIKATLATEDRRFYEHFGIDIPGTARALVTNAQAGGVRQGGSSITQQLAKNLFLTNERTIERKVKEAFLAIWLETRLTKNEILKLYLDRAYMGGGTFGVDGAAHFYFNKSARDVTLAESAMLAGLFKAPTKYAPHINLPAARARANIVLDNLVDAGFMTEGQVFGARRNPAFAVDRRDENSPNYYLDYAFEEMRKLVDTFPKSYTERVFVVRTAIDMNVQRAAEETVENQLRQFGRDYHATQASVVLADLDGGVRAMVGGRDYGSSQFNRATDAYRQPGSSFKPYVYATALLNGYKPSSIVVDGPVCIGNWCPQNYGHSYSGSVTLTQAITRSINVVPVKLSIALGGKVANPAKAGRAKITEVARRFGLTAPLPDTPSMPIGSDEVTVLEHAVAYATFPNKGKAVKPHAVLEVRTGAGDLVWRFDRDGKKPVQAIPASVAADMSEMMSHVVSEGTARRAAIDGIPTAGKTGTTNAYRDAWFVGFTGNFTCAVWYGNDDYSPTNRMTGGSLPAQTWREVMVVAHQGVEVKEVPGIGMGTKLPQPVLSASAAANGAARVPETKPGPPPVLTKRGADILVRVEKLLDEAGKAAGKTSSNDQKQPSKPVTSGALAFPENYVAAAGEQAAPAERKN, encoded by the coding sequence GTGCGCCAGATCGTACCTCCAGACTTGAAGCAGAAGATCCGGAACTTCTTTCTGGATCTGGACGCGCGTATCGACTCGACGCTGTTCTCGTCGGGCAAGGGCCTGCGCGAGCTGTACGAGCGCTACTCCACTTTCATGGACCGCTTCTATGTCGGCCGCTGGAAGCGCTGGGTCTTCATCGAACCGTTTTCGGAAGCCGCCACGATCGGCCTTGCCGGGCTGATCGTGATGTTGGCGCTGGCGATCCCGGCGTTTCGCGAAACCGCCGATGACGACTGGCTGAAGAAGTCCGATCTCGCGGTGCAGTTCCTCGACCGCTACGGCAACCCGATCGGCAACCGCGGCATCAAACATAACGACTCGATCCCTCTGGAAGATTTTCCGGACAATCTGATCAAGGCGACGCTCGCGACCGAAGACCGCCGCTTCTATGAGCATTTCGGCATCGACATCCCCGGTACCGCGCGCGCGCTCGTCACCAACGCGCAGGCCGGCGGCGTACGCCAGGGCGGTTCTTCGATCACGCAGCAATTGGCGAAGAACCTGTTCCTCACCAACGAGCGCACCATCGAGCGCAAGGTGAAGGAAGCTTTCCTTGCGATTTGGCTCGAGACGCGGCTGACCAAGAACGAAATCCTGAAGCTATATCTGGACCGCGCCTATATGGGCGGCGGCACGTTCGGCGTCGACGGCGCGGCGCATTTCTATTTCAACAAGTCGGCGCGCGACGTCACTCTGGCGGAATCAGCGATGCTGGCCGGACTGTTCAAGGCGCCGACCAAATATGCCCCGCACATCAACCTGCCCGCCGCCCGCGCCCGCGCCAACATCGTGCTCGACAACCTCGTCGATGCCGGCTTCATGACCGAAGGCCAGGTGTTCGGCGCCCGGCGCAACCCGGCCTTCGCCGTCGACCGCCGCGACGAAAACTCGCCGAACTACTATCTCGACTACGCCTTTGAGGAAATGCGCAAGCTGGTCGATACCTTCCCGAAATCCTATACCGAGCGCGTGTTCGTGGTCCGCACCGCGATCGACATGAATGTGCAGCGCGCCGCCGAGGAAACGGTTGAAAACCAGCTCCGCCAGTTCGGCCGTGACTACCACGCGACGCAGGCATCCGTCGTGCTTGCCGATCTCGACGGCGGCGTCCGCGCCATGGTCGGCGGTCGCGACTACGGTTCGAGCCAGTTCAACCGCGCGACAGATGCCTATCGGCAGCCGGGCTCATCATTCAAGCCCTATGTCTATGCCACGGCACTTTTGAACGGCTACAAGCCCTCTTCGATCGTGGTCGACGGCCCGGTCTGCATCGGCAACTGGTGCCCGCAGAACTATGGCCACTCCTATTCCGGCTCGGTGACGCTGACCCAGGCCATCACCCGTTCGATCAATGTCGTGCCGGTGAAGCTCTCGATTGCGCTCGGCGGCAAGGTGGCGAACCCGGCCAAGGCCGGGCGCGCTAAGATTACCGAGGTGGCACGCCGGTTCGGCCTCACCGCCCCGCTGCCGGATACGCCGTCGATGCCGATCGGCTCCGATGAGGTCACTGTGCTCGAACACGCAGTCGCCTACGCGACCTTCCCGAACAAGGGCAAGGCGGTGAAACCTCATGCGGTGCTGGAAGTGCGCACCGGCGCCGGCGACCTGGTCTGGCGCTTCGACCGCGACGGCAAGAAGCCGGTGCAAGCCATTCCTGCCTCCGTCGCCGCCGACATGTCGGAAATGATGAGCCATGTCGTCAGCGAAGGCACCGCCCGCCGCGCCGCGATCGACGGCATTCCGACTGCGGGCAAGACCGGCACCACCAACGCCTATCGCGACGCCTGGTTCGTCGGTTTCACCGGCAACTTCACCTGCGCAGTCTGGTACGGCAATGACGACTATTCGCCAACCAACCGCATGACCGGCGGTTCGCTGCCCGCGCAGACCTGGCGCGAAGTCATGGTGGTCGCGCATCAAGGCGTCGAGGTGAAGGAAGTCCCCGGCATCGGCATGGGCACGAAGCTGCCGCAGCCCGTGCTTTCCGCCAGCGCCGCAGCCAACGGCGCGGCACGGGTGCCGGAGACCAAGCCGGGGCCGCCGCCGGTATTGACCAAGCGCGGCGCGGATATTCTGGTGCGCGTCGAGAAACTGCTCGACGAGGCCGGCAAGGCCGCGGGCAAGACTTCGTCCAACGACCAGAAGCAGCCCTCCAAGCCGGTCACATCAGGCGCGCTGGCATTTCCGGAGAACTATGTCGCAGCTGCCGGCGAGCAGGCTGCGCCAGCGGAGCGGAAGAATTAA
- a CDS encoding DUF1214 domain-containing protein has product MRLIFITLLALALATAVGLGSTYLTATRGTDLGTLTIGAWTARPKAGTSEIDPYSRASIARSGELPVGTGDGIAFTATTDDKGKPLDGRCDVIVSGVTPAARFWTLTLFDRKGHLVANSLQRYGFTSQEIVRGSDGGFEIRVAARSRAGNWLPTGGIERYALMLRLYDTPVGVATRTQRDAPMPAITTVNCP; this is encoded by the coding sequence GTGCGACTGATCTTCATCACCTTGCTGGCATTGGCGCTTGCCACGGCCGTGGGTCTTGGCTCGACCTACCTAACGGCGACGCGCGGCACTGATCTCGGCACGCTCACCATTGGCGCCTGGACCGCGCGGCCCAAGGCCGGCACTTCCGAAATCGATCCCTATTCGCGTGCCTCGATCGCCCGCAGCGGTGAACTGCCTGTTGGCACCGGCGACGGCATCGCCTTTACCGCCACCACCGACGACAAGGGGAAGCCGCTCGACGGGCGCTGCGACGTCATCGTCAGCGGGGTGACGCCGGCGGCCCGGTTCTGGACGCTGACGCTGTTCGACCGCAAGGGGCATCTGGTCGCCAATTCGCTGCAACGCTACGGCTTCACCAGCCAGGAAATCGTCCGCGGCTCCGACGGCGGGTTCGAGATCCGGGTGGCCGCGCGCTCGCGGGCCGGCAACTGGCTGCCGACCGGCGGCATCGAGCGCTACGCACTGATGCTGCGGCTTTACGATACGCCGGTCGGCGTTGCGACGCGCACCCAGCGCGACGCGCCGATGCCCGCCATCACCACGGTGAACTGCCCATGA
- a CDS encoding DUF1254 domain-containing protein has protein sequence MIRLLFTIIAGVLLGGVVHLVSVLALPRIATQDAYSRLTPMTKENAVTALPLAEPNNAPMPFMDPAFAVAICRYDLTDGPLKLTVPVSQAYTSVSFYTRNEVAYYAINDRSAGRKVIELDLMTEAQHSELPEDEEVTAADRLIIDSPTTTGLIVLKALAPEPGLMPQAQAALAASSCKVETEPPPAKQPEPPAPAPAPAPAPRSKR, from the coding sequence ATGATCCGGCTGCTGTTCACCATTATCGCAGGCGTGCTGCTCGGCGGCGTGGTGCATCTCGTCAGCGTGCTGGCACTGCCGCGCATCGCGACGCAAGACGCCTATTCGCGGCTGACGCCGATGACCAAAGAGAACGCCGTCACGGCGCTGCCGCTCGCCGAACCGAACAACGCGCCGATGCCGTTCATGGACCCCGCCTTTGCGGTCGCGATCTGCCGCTACGACCTCACGGACGGCCCCCTGAAACTCACGGTGCCGGTCAGCCAGGCCTACACGTCAGTGTCGTTCTATACGCGCAACGAGGTCGCCTATTACGCCATCAACGACCGCTCGGCCGGCCGGAAAGTGATCGAGCTCGACCTGATGACGGAAGCGCAGCATTCCGAATTGCCGGAGGATGAGGAAGTCACCGCCGCCGACCGGCTGATCATCGACTCTCCCACCACGACAGGCCTGATCGTGCTGAAGGCGTTGGCGCCGGAGCCCGGGCTGATGCCGCAAGCGCAAGCCGCGCTCGCGGCGTCGAGCTGCAAGGTGGAGACCGAGCCGCCGCCGGCCAAGCAACCCGAACCGCCCGCGCCCGCGCCAGCCCCTGCACCGGCGCCACGATCCAAGCGCTGA
- a CDS encoding cupin domain-containing protein produces the protein MKMIRRELLYLAGAAAALPYVPTIAWAQTQTAPKLTQILRKDLESQGETVQETIVSVVDFAPGTAAPWHKHPGAQELLHVFEGSLVVEIEGAAVTRLNAGEAGIIAADLVHLARNESTSASVKALVVHSRAARDKPLVVVVKN, from the coding sequence ATGAAAATGATCCGCCGTGAATTGCTTTACCTCGCTGGAGCGGCAGCAGCGCTGCCATATGTGCCAACGATCGCCTGGGCTCAGACGCAGACAGCGCCAAAGCTCACCCAGATACTCCGAAAAGATCTAGAAAGTCAGGGCGAAACCGTCCAGGAGACGATTGTCAGTGTCGTCGACTTCGCACCTGGCACGGCCGCTCCATGGCACAAGCATCCCGGTGCGCAGGAATTACTTCACGTGTTCGAAGGAAGCCTTGTCGTGGAAATCGAAGGAGCGGCCGTGACTCGGCTGAACGCCGGAGAAGCAGGCATCATCGCGGCTGATCTCGTCCATCTCGCCCGCAATGAAAGTACCAGCGCAAGCGTCAAGGCATTGGTCGTGCACAGCAGAGCCGCCAGGGACAAGCCGCTGGTTGTCGTCGTGAAGAACTGA
- a CDS encoding ATP-binding cassette domain-containing protein, with product MASRCLHRNAATLFYLPDGVRPYRDEATFQVVSFFAGVYRRSKAETADTVTSLGLRPVLHKRVHALSKGYNRRLLLALALLAPHPVLLMDEPFDGFDLRQTREIADVLRNHAAHGRTFILAVHQLVDAERVCDRLILLADGRVRGSGTLDELRTQASLPAGSLEDIFLALT from the coding sequence ATGGCGAGCCGCTGCCTGCATCGGAACGCCGCAACGCTCTTTTATCTGCCGGATGGCGTGCGTCCCTATCGCGATGAGGCGACTTTCCAGGTCGTCTCGTTTTTTGCCGGTGTCTACCGGCGATCGAAGGCAGAAACCGCAGACACGGTCACGTCACTGGGGCTAAGGCCCGTTCTCCACAAGCGCGTGCATGCGCTGTCGAAAGGGTACAACCGTCGACTGTTGCTGGCGCTGGCTCTGCTGGCGCCGCATCCTGTGTTGCTGATGGATGAGCCATTCGACGGCTTCGATCTGCGGCAAACGCGCGAGATCGCCGACGTGCTCCGCAACCATGCCGCTCACGGCCGAACATTCATTCTCGCCGTTCATCAGCTGGTCGATGCAGAGCGGGTCTGTGACCGGCTGATTCTGCTCGCCGACGGCCGAGTTCGCGGATCCGGCACACTGGACGAATTGCGCACACAAGCCTCGCTGCCTGCCGGTTCGCTGGAGGACATTTTTCTTGCACTCACCTAA
- a CDS encoding ATP-binding cassette domain-containing protein, with protein MRVIDLRKWYGEARAIEGVSFSAGAGEVVGIIGPNGAGKTTLLETLVGLLSAEAGDVLWHGEPLPASERRNALLSAGWRASLSR; from the coding sequence TTGCGCGTCATCGATCTGAGGAAATGGTACGGCGAGGCGCGTGCCATTGAGGGCGTATCTTTTTCTGCGGGCGCGGGCGAGGTCGTCGGCATTATCGGACCGAATGGTGCCGGCAAGACCACGCTGCTGGAAACGCTCGTCGGCCTCCTTTCCGCTGAAGCAGGAGACGTTTTATGGCATGGCGAGCCGCTGCCTGCATCGGAACGCCGCAACGCTCTTTTATCTGCCGGATGGCGTGCGTCCCTATCGCGATGA
- a CDS encoding DUF1259 domain-containing protein, which produces MRILKYLAALLVAVSLSAAARSQDIDWQKVDDVMGRKAAVTGDVHRYGFPRTDLSVTLDGVAIKPALALGGWVAFKPAHGGVMAMGDLVLLETEINPVMLKLIEGGLEITAVHNHVLRASPATFYMHVGGHGDPVKIAAVIRDALSASKTPLTASAAGAPPPIDLDTAQLDQIIGVKGQNNGGVYQFAVPRRDPISEGGMQLMPVGPMGVAEAIGFQPTGGGKAAITGDFVLTASEVNPVIRALRSNGIEVTALHSHMLDEQPRLFFCHFWANDDALKLAKGLRAALDKAAVALN; this is translated from the coding sequence ATGCGCATCCTCAAATATCTCGCCGCATTGCTCGTCGCGGTCTCACTCAGTGCGGCGGCAAGGTCGCAGGACATCGACTGGCAGAAGGTCGATGATGTCATGGGCAGAAAGGCGGCGGTGACCGGCGACGTGCACCGCTACGGATTCCCACGCACCGACCTCTCCGTCACGCTCGACGGCGTTGCGATCAAACCGGCGCTCGCGCTGGGCGGCTGGGTCGCGTTCAAGCCGGCCCATGGCGGAGTTATGGCAATGGGCGATCTCGTACTGCTGGAGACCGAGATCAATCCGGTGATGCTCAAACTGATTGAAGGCGGGCTTGAGATCACCGCCGTGCACAATCATGTGCTGCGCGCCAGTCCCGCGACCTTCTACATGCATGTCGGCGGTCATGGTGACCCCGTCAAAATTGCGGCGGTCATTCGCGATGCGCTTTCAGCCAGCAAGACGCCGCTTACCGCGTCTGCGGCCGGCGCGCCGCCGCCGATCGATCTCGACACGGCGCAACTCGACCAGATCATCGGCGTCAAGGGCCAGAACAATGGCGGCGTCTACCAGTTCGCCGTGCCGCGCCGCGATCCGATCAGCGAAGGCGGCATGCAGCTCATGCCGGTCGGCCCAATGGGAGTCGCCGAGGCCATCGGCTTCCAGCCCACAGGCGGCGGCAAAGCGGCGATTACCGGCGACTTCGTTCTGACGGCCAGCGAGGTCAATCCCGTCATCAGGGCCTTGCGAAGCAACGGGATCGAGGTAACTGCGCTGCACAGCCACATGCTGGACGAGCAGCCGCGGCTGTTCTTCTGCCATTTCTGGGCCAACGACGATGCCTTGAAGCTGGCGAAGGGCCTGCGCGCGGCGCTCGACAAGGCTGCGGTCGCGTTGAACTAA
- a CDS encoding transcriptional regulator GcvA has translation MRPRLPPLNALKSFEAAARHESFTRAAEELCVTQGAVSHQVKALEAELAVKLFNRERQRLIITEAGRDYLTVVRDALDRIAIGTERLLERQNAGVLTVSTSPDFAAKWLVHRLGHFAEAHSGIDLRVSATLHHVDFAREEVDLAVRHGDGNWPGLDTVRLSPEKLFAVCSPKLLSGRRRLSKPADILKFPLIHMDSRADWRNWLQEAGIDDADVTHGPVLNRASMVIDAAINGQGIALARTTLAAWDLINGRLVRPFPQSLPLSRTYWIICPKATAALPKIVTFRDWLLAEAASDLRQLQKKGRAALTT, from the coding sequence ATGCGCCCGCGCCTTCCACCATTGAACGCCCTGAAAAGCTTCGAAGCCGCGGCCCGGCATGAGAGTTTTACGCGCGCCGCGGAAGAGCTTTGCGTGACGCAAGGTGCGGTCAGTCACCAGGTCAAGGCGCTCGAAGCCGAGCTTGCCGTCAAGTTATTCAACCGGGAGCGTCAGCGCCTCATTATCACCGAGGCAGGCCGCGACTACCTCACCGTCGTGCGCGACGCGCTGGATCGCATCGCCATCGGTACAGAACGGCTGCTCGAGCGGCAGAACGCCGGCGTTCTCACAGTAAGCACGTCGCCGGATTTTGCCGCCAAATGGCTGGTGCATCGACTCGGTCACTTTGCCGAGGCGCATTCCGGCATCGATCTGCGGGTGTCTGCGACGCTGCATCACGTCGACTTCGCGCGCGAGGAAGTCGACCTGGCGGTTCGACATGGCGACGGCAATTGGCCCGGCCTCGATACGGTCAGGTTGAGTCCGGAAAAACTATTCGCCGTATGCAGTCCAAAGCTGCTGTCCGGGCGCCGTCGTCTGAGCAAGCCCGCCGACATCCTCAAGTTTCCGCTGATCCACATGGACAGTCGGGCCGACTGGAGAAACTGGCTGCAGGAGGCAGGCATCGACGATGCCGACGTTACGCACGGCCCGGTGTTGAACCGCGCCAGCATGGTGATCGACGCCGCCATCAATGGGCAGGGCATCGCGCTCGCGCGCACGACACTGGCGGCATGGGATCTCATTAATGGTCGGCTGGTACGGCCATTTCCGCAATCGCTGCCACTGTCCCGGACGTACTGGATCATCTGCCCGAAGGCGACCGCGGCGCTGCCAAAAATCGTGACCTTTCGCGACTGGTTGCTCGCAGAAGCCGCAAGCGATCTGCGCCAGCTCCAGAAGAAAGGGCGGGCGGCCCTCACGACGTAG
- a CDS encoding DUF1127 domain-containing protein has product MSTFITDRHAFPALQAGDPPARSHQSNSGPATAIHRWLDWAERRRQRLALRELADDKHFLDDLGLTREQALDEAAKPFWR; this is encoded by the coding sequence ATGTCAACTTTCATTACCGATCGCCACGCATTCCCGGCGCTCCAGGCGGGTGATCCACCTGCCCGAAGTCATCAATCAAATTCCGGACCGGCAACAGCCATTCATCGATGGCTTGACTGGGCCGAACGACGCCGGCAGCGCCTCGCGCTGCGGGAGCTTGCCGATGACAAGCACTTTCTCGACGACCTCGGCCTGACGCGCGAGCAGGCGCTGGACGAA